One Triplophysa dalaica isolate WHDGS20190420 chromosome 11, ASM1584641v1, whole genome shotgun sequence genomic window carries:
- the dna2 gene encoding DNA replication ATP-dependent helicase/nuclease DNA2, with amino-acid sequence MMKCKSSRPSMEYNGVQSNISAFFISKVSAKSPKKTAGASLSFKTSFVEDKKVPQSPDPSAVPDTPDSLRIKNSISPNILYEKRSPVSRGLHSKAVRGKTSLATRKLRKPPKHISPEPVDSFEPKNGTNHSGSVKRLLYSSENIQSAKRPRTMSVQKIPIGSYADSNLPGTNIDVPEDSLLKAFSKSPVKKIKADIARFENGRMVPGPCAKLNGKTNGVVKLSKTFSNRLSFGKCDKENSVTLNTESDPINEINVLDLVMSHSSRTQKGSSDEERFVSCPVTMKRPLKVTAELQTKDKSADGKTLSVEDEFNDLMDDWFDDVTEQTLEAPKPKKFNLGKHKGIPEHAILASGVHNRYWVLDVQETTSLQGYTEKHLNITCSKTTHPTETCILKDGWESSSVAVGDIIHLEGRCVSGVWTIDGDSGFLVLLPDLLMSGTTIASSIRCMRRGVLGEMFKSFDGGSKQMLNGTIVHDIFQKAAMSSDFSPERIQKFATEALRSPNYLGQMYSLKLNQAEMRQEVEEYLPSLSEWAKQYVHTSPQAGNKQLTLKLPSDGALSKQDSTCTVTVTDFADIEENIWSPRFGLKGKIDVTAGVRIHRKGKKPIDRIVPLELKTGKESNSIEHRSQVILYTLMSSDRRYDPEAGFLVYLKTGSLHPVVGNHMDRELIKIRNSLAHHRGNNLVKVDGNSHMAPLPAIVSDQQTCKYCPQRRNCALYNRTVERDPEENLTENVKDFLQLESQHLSEVHLQYFSHWLLLCSLEALTMENKGGRRNIWLQTPQQREKSGGCIGNMRLAGSINVLSDGVYKHNFERREGEQTLTGLIVGDRIVVSDQDSVLIALATGYVTDITITGVTCSLDKNLSKYSTSTVFRLDQDEGASGLSTHLGNLSMLMENTPNSERLRELIVEFRPPQFIDSLSSVLPRDAKDTVANILKGLNKPQKQAMKKVLLSKDYTLIVGMPGTGKTTTICTLVRILHACGFSVLLTSYTHSAVDNILLKLKRFKIGFLRLGRAQKVHHDILPFTEESGQAKDIQTLEELEELYNKELIVATTCMGVKHPIFSRRRFDFCIVDEASQISQPVCLGPLFYAQRFVLVGDHQQLPPIVQNAEARALGMDESLFKRLEHHSDAVVQLNVQYRMNSAIMSLSNALMYEGKLECGSERTASAVLQLPSKAQVEKELDLYVCEPQYSAWVQAALEPNNPVCFLDTSEVPAQETVEKGGISNQTEALLVQALVTLLLKAGCRAADIGVIAPYRQQLKSISSLLQGPTFKALEVNTVDKYQGRDKSVIIVSFVRSNTEGNLGELLQDWRRLNVAITRAKHKLLMLGSAPSLRRYPPLEKLLCHLQEKDMIFQLPPAAHEALPSIHM; translated from the exons ATGATGAAGTGTAAATCCAGCCGACCTTCT ATGGAGTACAATGGAGTGCAGTCaaatatttctgcttttttcatttcaaag gTTTCAGCAAAATCTCCCAAAAAGACAGCAGGAGCCTCCCTGTCGTTTAAAACTAGTTTTGTGGAGGACAAAAAGGTCCCCCAGTCTCCAGACCCTTCTGCTGTTCCAGACACTCCAGATAGTTTGAGGATCAAGAACAGCATCTCTCCAAACATCTTGTATGAGAAGCGCTCACCTGTGTCACGGGGTCTGCACTCTAAAGCTGTCAGGGGTAAAACCAGCCTGGCGACACGAAAGCTGAGGAAGCCACCGAAACACATCAGTCCAGAGCCGGTGGATAGTTTTGAGCCCAAGAATGGCACAAATCATTCTGGTTCTGTCAAAAGGTTGTTGTACAGTTCAGAGAACATCCAGAGTGCCAAGCGACCTAGAACCATGAGCGTTCAGAAAATCCCAATAGGGTCTTATGCTGACTCAAACTTACCGGGAACCAACATAGATGTCCCTGAAGACTCATTGCTGAAAGCGTTCTCAAAGAGtcctgtgaaaaaaataaaagctgatATTGCTCGTTTTGAGAATGGCCGAATGGTACCTGGTCCTTGTGCTAAACTGAATGGGAAAACAAATGGTGTCGTAAAACTTTCAAAGACATTTTCGAACCGTCTGAGCTTTGGGAAATGTGACAAAGAGAATTCAGTTACACTGAACACAGAGTCCGACccaataaatgaaataaatgtgcttGATCTTGTGATGTCACATTCTTCAAGAACACAAAAAGGTTCCAGTGATGAAGAGCGTTTTGTCAGCTGTCCTGTCACTATGAAGAGACCTTTGAAAGTTACGGCTGAACTGCAAACGAAAGACAAAAGTGCTGATGGGAAGACTTTGTCAGTGGAGGATGAATTTAATGATCTGATGGACGATTGGTTTGATGATGTCACCGAACAAACATTGGAGGCGCCGAAACCCAAGAAGTTTAATCTTGG AAAACACAAAGGCATTCCAGAACATGCTATACTTGCCTCTGGTGTTCATAATCGATATTGGGTTCTGGATGTACAGGAAACGACCTCATTACAAGGTTACACAGAGAAACACTTGAATATCACCTGCTCAAAGACGACACATCCCACAGAGACCTGCATTCTCAAAGATGGCTG GGAGAGTTCTTCAGTTGCTGTGGGTGACATCATTCATCTGGAAGGGAGGTGTGTTTCTGGTGTGTGGACCATTGATGGAGACTCTGGTTTCCTGGTTTTGTTGCCTGACCTGCTGATGTCTGGGACCACTATTGCCAGCAGTATCCGCTGTATGAGGAGAGGTGTGCTGGGAGAGATGTTCAAG TCATTCGATGGTGGATCCAAACAAATGCTAAATGGTACCATCGTTCATGATATCTTTCAAAAAGCAGCTATGTCTTCAGACTTTTCCCCAGAGAGGATACAAAAGTTTGCTACAGAGGCACTGAGAAGCCCTAACTACCTCGGCCAAAT GTACAGTCTAAAGCTTAACCAGGCAGAAATGAGACAGGAAGTTGAAGAATATCTTCCCTCTTTATCTGAGTGGGCGAAACAATATGTCCACACTTCACCACAGGCCGGGAACAAACAGCTGACCCTGAAACT CCCCAGTGACGGAGCTCTGAGCAAACAAGATTCGACCTGTACTGTGACAGTCACAGATTTTGCGGACATCGAGGAGAACATCTGGTCTCCGCGGTTTGGCCTGAAAGGGAAGATTGATGTGACCGCGGGTGTCAGGATTCATCGCAAGGGCAAAAAGCCGATAGATAGGATTGTTCCTCTGGAGCTGAAAACCGGCAAAGAGTCCAACTCCATCGAGCATCGCAGTCag GTTATCCTCTACACTCTGATGAGCTCAGATAGACGGTATGATCCAGAAGCTGGTTTTCTTGTCTACCTGAAGACTGGCAGTCTACATCCTGTTGTGGGCAACCACATGGACAgagag CTGATTAAAATAAGAAACTCACTGGCTCATCACCGTGGCAACAACTTGGTTAAGGTGGATGGTAATAGTCACATGGCTCCATTGCCTGCCATTGTATCTGACCAGCAGACCTGCAAATACTGTCCTCAGAGAAGAAACTGTGCCCTTTACAACAG AACTGTGGAGAGAGATCCTGAAGAGAACCTAACTGAAAACGTAAAGGACTTTCTGCAGTTGGAGAGCCAGCATCTCAGCGAGGTGCATCTTCAGTACTTCAGCCACTGGCTGCTGCTCTGCAGCCTGGAGGCTCTCACTATGGAAAACAAAGGAGGCCGTCGCAACATCTGGCTTCAGACGCCACAGCAGAG GGAGAAAAGTGGAGGCTGCATAGGGAACATGCGGTTGGCTGGAAGCATCAATGTTCTGTCTGATGGTGTGTATAAGCATAACTTTGAGAGGAGGGAGGGAGAGCAGACTCTTACCGGGCTCATCGTGGGCGATAGGATTGTCGTCAGTGATCAGGACTCGGTGCTCATAGCCCTGGCCACAGGATACGTCACGGACATTACAATCACTGGAGTAACTTGCTCTTTAGATAA AAATCTTTCCAAGTATTCGACGAGCACAGTTTTTCGATTGGACCAGGATGAGGGTGCGAGCGGCCTGAGCACCCATTTAGGAAACCTCTCTATGTTGATGGAAAACACTCCAAACAG TGAAAGATTAAGGGAGTTGATCGTGGAATTCAGGCCTCCTCAGTTCATTGACAGCCTGAGCAGTGTGTTACCTAGAGATGCCAAGGACACAGTAGCCAACATTCTGAAAG GACTCAACAAACCCCAGAAGCAAGCAATGAAAAAAGTGCTGCTATCCAAAGATTATACACTTATTGTGGGAATGCCTGGTACTGGGAAAACTACCACCATTTGTACATTG GTACGTATTCTCCATGCTTGCGGCTTCAGCGTGCTTCTCACCAGCTACACACACTCCGCTGTGGATAACATCCTTCTGAAGCTAAAAAGGTTTAAGATCGGCTTCCTACGATTGGGCCGCGCTCAGAAAGTGCACCATGACATCCTGCCCTTTACAGAGGAATCGGGTCAGGCCAAAGACATCCAAACACTGGAGGAGCTGGAAGAACTCTACAACAAAGAA CTCATTGTGGCCACCACCTGTATGGGTGTGAAGCATCCGATTTTCAGCCGTAGACGCTTTGACTTCTGCATTGTGGATGAGGCGTCTCAGATCAGTCAGCCTGTGTGTTTGGGTCCACTGTTTTATGCTCAGCGCTTCGTCTTGGTGGGAGATCACCAACAGCTCCCTCCTATTGTACAGAATGCTGAGGCCAG GGCCTTGGGAATGGATGAGAGTTTGTTCAAACGTCTGGAGCACCACAGTGATGCAGTTGTTCAGCTGAATGTTCAGTATCGAATGAACAG TGCCATCATGTCTCTGAGCAATGCTCTGATGTACGAGGGCAAACTGGAGTGTGGCTCTGAAAGAACAGCTAGTGCAGTATTGCAGCTGCCCAGTAAAGCACAGGTTGAGAAAGAGCTGGacctttacgtgtgtgaaccacAGTACAGTGCTTGGGTCCAGGCTGCACTTGAGCCCAATAACCCTGTGTGTTTCCTGGACACCTCTGAG GTACCTGCTCAAGAGACTGTGGAGAAGGGTGGAATCAGTAACCAGACAGAAGCTCTCTTGGTTCAAGCCCTTGTCACCCTGCTTCTGAAG GCTGGATGCAGGGCAGCTGACATTGGGGTCATTGCACCGTACCGGCAGCAGCTGAAATCCATCTCGAGTCTGCTGCAGGGACCTACCTTTAAAGCTCTGGAAGTCAACACTGTGGACAAGTACCAGGGCCGTGACAAAAGCGTCATCATTGTGTCTTTTGTTAGGAGCAACACTGAGGGCAAC TTGGGAGAATTGCTGCAAGACTGGCGCAGGTTGAACGTGGCCATCACTAGAGCCAAACACAAGCTCCTCATGCTAGGCTCCGCCCCCTCCCTTCGCCGTTATCCACCGCTGGAGAAACTCCTCTGTCATCTTCAGGAGAAAGATATGAT CTTTCAGCTGCCTCCTGCTGCCCATGAGGCACTACCCAGCATCCACATGTGA
- the psda gene encoding PH and SEC7 domain-containing protein 1: MTNTETSVSWSSQQNHVKGECSSSDKDNFKEVENNQRTGSAALGGQVNHFRVSVRHSEMTGDNSPNKKRRVRASQSSSGVTGSLLEDTTHEKGCISLETSSKTTQKTSDIGNTGIQSTGGSFSPRPSQHSQKIARAKWEFLFGTHSENETKGSFSSGCSSESPIPVPPSSTPLCPISTHSRHCQSTASPKSSSHDVKRIQVEVINHLPAAGSSSKTCIIRRSVKYSETDIDAVPVRSYRETDLDEVMLAEQEEVDSAFGSIRSVLGTSGTSSISPLDEVLCPLTDGEEELQDEEVVSWASVRMQGDKKRQNASPEGGEVLNRLLRGPSESQTDSHTTLKSPIPVDSPRRISSDGSDSFSRHFESIVESHRAKGTSYSSLDSEDITPSGPLVFTFDFPTLTPEIQSQICESAKQIIELSFAPLARSESPVVSNTIEPTASQTLAEEGRRGVLGEEKSFSGSCSDKTLKPDPDTDAAIRERPSRLVSESGPGVAERLAVGSTETLTNGNKADLQAAKRLAKRLYNLDGFRKSDVARHMSKNNDFSHMVAEEYLSHFNFTGMTVDQALRVFLREFALMGETQERERVLSHFSRRYLQCNTNTILNEDSVHTLTCAVMLLNTDLHGHNIGKRMSCTQFISNLEGLNDGQNFPKEHLKALYNSIKNEKLQWTIDEEELRKSFSELDGRKDSTSHTMKRVSSGGNPLISVAQQSSAQVYKNGFLVRKVHADPDGKKTPRGKRGWKTFYAILKGLILYLQKDEYRPDKQLSDEDLKNAVSIHHSLAMRAADYSKRPNVFYLRTSDWRVFLFQAPNAEQMQSWITRINIVAAMFSAPPFPAAIGSQKKFSRPLLPGSSTKLSQEEQLKSQETRFRSVSAELQELRSSPQERKIKSKDQEEHKQREEYLDFEKTRHGTYAMLLRAKIRTGETDLAAFESRLFEDSRLQRAHSSPTLPQDNSHASSTKESSRSSSSKRVKSSDTGQRHSYRKAVKQ, encoded by the exons ATGACTAACACAGAGACATCAGTCAGTTGGAGTTCTCAGCAAAACCATGTGAAAGGGGAGTGCTCATCCAGCGACAAAGACAATTTTAAGGAGGTGGAAAATAATCAAAGGACCGGTTCGGCTGCACTGGGCGGTCAAGTGAACCATTTTAGGGTCTCGGTGCGGCACAGTGAGATGACAGGTGACAATAGTCCTAATAAGAAACGGAGAGTTAGGGCATCACAGAGCTCAAGTGGAGTCACAGGCAGTCTTTTGGAGGACACTACACATGAGAAGGGCTGTATATCTTTAGAGACGTCTAGCAAAACCACCCAGAAGACTTCGGACATTGGAAACACAGGCATACAG TCTACAGGAGGATCATTTTCACCGCGGCCTTCCCAGCACTCTCAGAAGATCGCGCGTGCTAAATGGGAGTTCTTGTTTGGGACCCACTCTGAGAATGAAACGAAAG GTTCCTTTTCCAGTGGCTGTTCCAGTGAGTCTCCTATACCCGTTCCACCGTCATCTACACCCCTGTGTCCCATATCAACACACTCAAGACATTGTCAATCAACCGCCTCCCCAAAATCCTCCAGCCATGATGTAAAACGTATACAAGTGGAAGTGATCAACCACCTCCCTGCAGCGGGCTCCTCCTCTAAGACCTGCATCATCAGACGTTCTGTCAAATATTCAGAGACCGATATAGATGCAGTTCCCGTGCGCTCTTACAGGGAAACAGACCTGGATGAGGTGATGCTTGCAGAACAGGAGGAGGTGGACTCGGCTTTCGGGAGTATCCGCAGCGTACTGGGCACCTCGGGCACAAGCAGCATCAGCCCTCTAGATGAAGTGCTCTGCCCACTTACAGATGGTGAAGAGGAGCTGCAGGACGAGGAGGTGGTGAGCTGGGCAAGTGTGAGGATGCAGGGTGACAAAAAGAGGCAGAATGCATCACCTGAGGGGGGTGAGGTGTTAAACAGATTATTGAGAGG CCCCTCAGAGAGCCAAACAGACAGTCACACGACTTTAAAGTCTCCTATCCCAGTGGACAGCCCCCGCAGAATCTCATCAGACGGCTCAGACTCCTTCAGCAGGCACTTTGAGAGTATCGTGGAGTCGCATCGTGCCAAGGGTACCTCCTATAGTAGCCTGGATAGCGAAGACATCACCCCAAGTGGACCACTGGTCTTCACTTTTGACTTTCCAACTCTCACCCCTGAGATCCAGAGCCAGATCTGTGAAAGTGCAAAGCAGATCATTGAACTGAGCTTTGCCCCTCTTGCTCGTTCCGAATCCCCCGTTGTATCCAATACCATAGAACCTACAGCTTCACAGACCCTGGCAGAAGAGGGCCGAAGAGGTGTGCTTGGAGAAGAAAAGTCCTTCAGTGGATCCTGCTCTGATAAAACCCTGAAGCCTGATCCGGACACAGATGCTGCCATAAG AGAAAGGCCTTCACGGTTGGTGTCCGAGTCGGGTCCAGGGGTGGCTGAAAGGTTGGCTGTGGGCAGCACTGAAACTCTGACTAATGGCAACAAAGCAGACCTCCAAGCTGCCAAACGACTGGCCAAACGCTTGTACAATCTCGATGGATTCAGGAAGTCAGACGTGGCACGACACATGAGCAAGAA CAATGATTTCAGTCATATGGTGGCAGAAGAATATCTGAGCCACTTTAACTTCACAGGGATGACAGTGGATCAGGCTCTGAG AGTGTTTTTGAGAGAATTTGCCCTAATGGGTGAAACacaggagagggagagagtacTGTCACATTTCTCAAGAAGATACCTCCAGTGCAACACAAACACGATACTGAATGAAG ACAGCGTTCACACTTTGACTTGTGCCGTGATGCTGCTCAACACTGATCTGCATGGTCAT AATATAGGGAAGAGGATGTCCTGTACGCAGTTCATTAGTAACCTGGAGGGACTAAATGATGGCCAAAACTTCCCTAAAGAACATCTAAAG GCTCTCTACAACTCTATCAAAAATGAGAAGCTGCAGTGGACAAT TGATGAGGAGGAACTGCGGAAGTCTTTCTCAGAGCTGGACGGCAGGAAAGACTCCACATCTCACACCATGAAGCGTGTCAGCAGTGGAGGAAACCCTCTCATCAGTGTGGCGCAGCAGTCCAGCGCTCAGGTCTACAAGAACGGCTTTCTTGTGCGGAAGGTTCACGCAGATCCTGATGGAAAGAAAA CTCCACGAGGCAAAAGAGGGTGGAAGACATTCTATGCTATTCTAAAAGGGCTGATCCTCTACCTGCAAAAG gatgAATATCGTCCAGATAAGCAGCTGTCTGACGAGGACTTAAAGAATGCAGTATCCATCCATCATTCTTTAGCCATGCGGGCAGCAGACTACAGCAAGAGGCCTAATGTGTTTTACCTTCGCACCTCTGACTGGAGAGTCTTTCTCTTTCAGGCCCC TAACGCGGAGCAAATGCAGTCTTGGATCACACGTATCAACATAGTGGCGGCAATGTTCTCCGCTCCTCCTTTCCCTGCGGCCATTGGCTCCCAGAAAAAGTTTAGCCGCCCTCTTCTGCCAGGCTCAAGCACCAAGCTCTCACAG GAGGAGCAGCTTAAATCTCAGGAGACACGTTTTCGATCCGTTTCCGCTGAGCTCCAGGAACTGCGCTCGTCACCCCAGGAAcgcaagattaaaagcaaagACCAAGAAGAGCACAAGCAAAGAGAAGAGTATCTGGATTTTGAg aaaacacgCCATGGAACGTACGCCATGCTGCTGAGGGCTAAGATTCGGACTGGGGAAACCGACTTGGCGGCGTTCGAGTCCCGTTTGTTTgaagacagtaggctacagaGGGCCCATTCCAGCCCCACGTTACCCCAGGACAACAGCCATGCCAGCAGCACCAAAGAGTCCAGCAGGAGTAGCAGCAGTAAGAGAGTCAAGAGCTCGGACACAGGTCAGAGACACAGCTACAGAAAGGCTGTCAAACAGTGA